The DNA sequence AAAGCGGTTACTTCTCTTTTTTTCGAGTCTACAAACGTTTTGTCGACGTTTTCAACAACGATTCTCATGGTGTTCACTTCCCTAATTTCTGCACAGCTTCATCAAGCAATTGAGTGTTCACGATTTCAGTCGTGTCGATCGCTTTGTCGATCAGTTTTTCTTTGGCATACCATTCTACCTGTGTCTTGATGTCTGCCTCCAGCAATTTTCCGTCACGATCGATATATGGCAGACCTTTTTTGATCATATCAGGCTCTTGATCCGTGTACTTCGCGATAATGCCTACGACTTCATCGTAGTTCGCGCCTGGAACGATTTTACCGTCTTTTTTGGTCAGTACAGCATCGTAGTAGTAACGAGTCGCTTTTGCGTATGCTTTCAGGAAGCGTTCAGACGCATCCTTGTTATCAGCCAGCTTTGGAGAGAAGAAGATACCCGAAGTTTGGTAGTCCATCTCGTCGCCTACTTGCGCGATGACTTTGCCATAGCCCTCTTGTACGACTGTAGAGATGTTTGGCTCATTCAGCAAGATCGCGTCGACCTGTTTACTTTTCAGTGCTTCCATCAGACCTTTGATGCTGTTCAGCGGTACCAGCTGTACATCGCTCAGACCCAGTCCGTGTTTTTCCAACAGTCTGCCCGCCATGTAGTGGTACGTGGAGCCCGTTTGGGTGATCCCAATCTTCTTGCCCTTTAGCTCTTCAATGCTTTTAAGGGGTGAATCGCTTGGGAACAACAAAGCGGAGGAGGAGTAGCCCTTCTGCTCTCTACCTTTATCTGCAACGATGACCAGCTTTTGTCCGCCGGCAACCATATTGTACAAGCTAGCAGTAATCCCTGTTGCCCCTACATCTACGCTTCCAGCAGCAGTCGCCACGGCGATTGGTTGAGCAGCCTCAAACCATTTGGCTTGCGCGTCGATGTTTTCTTCTTTAAAAAAGCCTTTTTCGATCCCGATAAACAGCGGTGCAGAGCTGGTCAATTTTAGCATGCCAATGTCCACTTTAACGGCTTCTGAAGCTTGTCCTGCCTGCGGGCTTGCCGCCTGATCTCCTTCTGACTTGCCACAGCCCACGAGTGCCAGGGACAGTGCCAATGCTGCACTTAGAAGTATACTAGCTGATTTCTTCACGATTCGTTACCCTCCAGTTAGTAGTAGTTTTCCTATCTAATTTTAATTATATTTCGACAAAATAACACAAAAACCTGTATAGATCAATGTTTCCATCGTAATAAACGCTCGTCTCCGTCCTGTAAAAGTCTGGTCATATAAACAATTTGACCGGTGTGGTAGGAGTAATGGGAAGTTGTATGATAAAGAATTTCCAGGATTGTTTTTTGGTAGGAGGCAATCCCTGCACCTGGCGGATACACAATCGTGACTTCCCGGTGAAAGTCTTCCTCTGACAGACGCTCTATTTCCTTACGCGACTGCTCCCGGACACGGAACAAATGATCATAGAGCTCCTCGGACGAATAGGTTCCCTCTGCCAAAAATTCCGCCGAGCGTTCGCGAACAAAAGGCTTGCCCCCGATGGCGCTCACCACATTTTGATATTCATTCCCCGCCAAATGAAGGCACAAATTCCCGATGCTGTTGGTACTTTCTCGCCCTTTTTTCCAGACCAGCTCCTCTGGCAGCCGATCCAACGCTTTTTTAATGCGATCCAGCTCCGTATCTAGCAAATTCAAGGTCTGCTTGTAAAAAAGATGCATGTTCTCCCTCTTTTCTCCATGAAGTGATAAGGAATTTTCCCCTAATCGTATCATTGATCACAAAGAATGACGAACGGCGCTGTGAGAAGTGGCCACATTCTATTGACACCGATAATTGTTATCAAAAATATTGTGTACTATGTAAGCTCGACCCTTTTTGGGACCACGACGCTGACACTTGTGTCGGTAATGAACAAAAAATAATGACACAAATGTCAGTGTTATAATTCCACACTCCCGACACCAGTGTCAATTTTAAGATATAGCAACATTGTGTCTATCTTTTACCCCATATCCATCCAGTAGGACCTGAAAGATCATGTCGTTCCACTCTGCCTCCGGGGTCGTCCTGCTTTTTGGGATCTGGATCGCCTGAAACAGCAAGCTGGCAATCAGACTGCTCGGGAGATCCTGGCGAATGGACCCCGCTTCTTTGCAGGAATCAATCACTTCAGTCAGCACGCTGGTCAATGTATGGTGTTGCTGGCGCAAGGTCACCAAGTCTTTTTGGACGCTCGGGGAAGACTCCCCATTCACGAATGGAGCAAACAACAGGATTTGATGCAGATGCGCGTATTTCATAAACGAGTCGAAGATCTTTCTCAGCTTTTCCATGGGTACAGAGATGGCATCCAGTCCCTCATATTCCGCCATAATCGTGTCCATGAGATGCACCATGAGAGAAGCGATCAGCTCGTCCTTATTGGAAAAATACTCGTAGATGGTGCTGCGACTCACGCCCAGTTGATCGGAAACAAGCTTGAAATGAAAGCCTGCATACCCTTTTTCGACCAGGATTTTTCCTGTCGCAGCGTACAGCTCATTGATGTTCATTTTTTGTTTTGCCATCATCAACGCCCTCTTTACCTGCTTATCAGATACAAGGATCTGACAAATATCGATTATGAACAGTTTACACAAGCTAACCCAGAACCTCAACCCTATGCATCTATCCTAATCATTGGAAGCATCGCTCCCCTTCGCAAAATGCAAAAGAGACGGGTGGGAACACCACCAGTCTCTTCGCGTGCCTGTTTACTTTTTACCTCCATTACCTTCCTTCACTTGCACTTCAATTGGCGTGAATTCCATGTTCACATGTAGGATGGACGTGGCGTACTCGTCAGCATCGTAGTATCCTTGGGTAGCCTTTGACTTGCTAAACACGACGCTTACTCCCGTTCCTTTGTCCTTTTTCTCCTCCATCGTAAAGGCAAGTCCACGCGCCTTATCAGCCGTATTGTCTGCCAGATCATCCAGCAGGGCAAGCTTGGCGGCATCCAGCCCAAAAATATTGGTGTTCAATTGGTTTCCTTCGTAATACTCTTTTCCTTTTGGAATCAACGTCTTGGACGGCTCGAGGGTAAACTTCTTGGTCACGTAGTTGTAAATGTCGCCTTTTTCTAAATACGATACATCCAGATCTTGATACACGCCCTTTTTGCTGAGGCTGGCTTTCGATGCATCGATCAGGAACATTCCGCTCTCACCGATGACCTGAATTTCTGGTCCGGTAACTACCATCGCTGAATTCTCATCAATACCAAAGCCGTAATCGACCTTTTCCTGCACC is a window from the Brevibacillus choshinensis genome containing:
- a CDS encoding ABC transporter substrate-binding protein, giving the protein MKKSASILLSAALALSLALVGCGKSEGDQAASPQAGQASEAVKVDIGMLKLTSSAPLFIGIEKGFFKEENIDAQAKWFEAAQPIAVATAAGSVDVGATGITASLYNMVAGGQKLVIVADKGREQKGYSSSALLFPSDSPLKSIEELKGKKIGITQTGSTYHYMAGRLLEKHGLGLSDVQLVPLNSIKGLMEALKSKQVDAILLNEPNISTVVQEGYGKVIAQVGDEMDYQTSGIFFSPKLADNKDASERFLKAYAKATRYYYDAVLTKKDGKIVPGANYDEVVGIIAKYTDQEPDMIKKGLPYIDRDGKLLEADIKTQVEWYAKEKLIDKAIDTTEIVNTQLLDEAVQKLGK
- a CDS encoding DinB family protein — translated: MHLFYKQTLNLLDTELDRIKKALDRLPEELVWKKGRESTNSIGNLCLHLAGNEYQNVVSAIGGKPFVRERSAEFLAEGTYSSEELYDHLFRVREQSRKEIERLSEEDFHREVTIVYPPGAGIASYQKTILEILYHTTSHYSYHTGQIVYMTRLLQDGDERLLRWKH
- a CDS encoding TetR/AcrR family transcriptional regulator, coding for MMAKQKMNINELYAATGKILVEKGYAGFHFKLVSDQLGVSRSTIYEYFSNKDELIASLMVHLMDTIMAEYEGLDAISVPMEKLRKIFDSFMKYAHLHQILLFAPFVNGESSPSVQKDLVTLRQQHHTLTSVLTEVIDSCKEAGSIRQDLPSSLIASLLFQAIQIPKSRTTPEAEWNDMIFQVLLDGYGVKDRHNVAIS